One stretch of Diorhabda carinulata isolate Delta chromosome 5, icDioCari1.1, whole genome shotgun sequence DNA includes these proteins:
- the LOC130894415 gene encoding pachytene checkpoint protein 2 homolog — protein sequence MFYNIDIEVVLTKNSEIKRKTIIDLVEKYLMQIIVRPNSVITVRGEENICFYKDVDTIIVGEIPNYDKSFVDFSNLNINWFVYKLNTEEPFHHNEEDGNDGEITISTQLILPSACLLNMWENLFYDNNIKQNLLKYAQTMMEFADKGVDNNIISCNRVILLHGPPGTGKTSLCKALAQKLTIRMGKRFGSGVLMEINSHSLFSKWFSESGKLVNKVFSRINDIIQNKNILVCVLLDEVESLAHARNQCLSGVEPSDSIRVVNALLTQIDQIKRNSNVLIFATSNITETIDLAFIDRADIKQFLNNPSVHAIYKVYYTCINELIKVNVIKNGMLDPIEYIINNAKSPSTETNKLLDICEKSLGLSGRSLRKIPFLAHALYLESSSSLQEFLGAMEQAVFKEISERKHLKRLE from the coding sequence atgttttacaatataGATATAGAAGTtgttttaactaaaaatagtgaaataaaaagaaaaacaatcatagatttagttgaaaaatatttgatgcaAATTATTGTTAGACCAAATAGTGTGATAACTGTTAGaggagaagaaaatatttgtttctataaaGATGTAGACACTATTATTGTAGGAGAAATCCCAAACTATGATAAGTCTTTTGTGGATTTCAGTAACTTGAACATTAATTGGTTTGTGTATAAATTAAACACAGAAGAACCCTTTCATCATAACGAAGAGGATGGAAATGATGGAGAAATCACTATATCTACACAGTTAATCCTTCCATCTGCATGTCTTCTGAATATGTgggaaaatttgttttatgataacaatattaaacaaaacttattaaaatatgCTCAAACCATGATGGAATTTGCAGATAAAGgtgttgataataatataattagctGTAATAGGGTGATTTTACTCCATGGTCCTCCGGGTACTGGAAAAACTTCACTTTGTAAGGCGTTAGCACAAAAACTCACAATTAGAATGGGAAAAAGGTTTGGATCTGGTGTACTAATGGAAATCAACAGCcacagtttattttcaaaatggttCTCTGAAAGTGGGAAATTAGTGAATAAAGTATTTTCTAGAATAAAtgatattatacaaaataaaaatattttagtgtgTGTGCTACTTGATGAAGTGGAATCGTTAGCGCATGCTAGAAATCAGTGTCTATCGGGTGTTGAACCATCAGATTCAATAAGGGTTGTTAATGCTCTTCTGACTCAGATAGATCAGATTAAAAGAAATTCGAATGTCCTAATCTTCGCCACTTCCAATATCACAGAAACAATTGATTTAGCATTTATTGATAGAGCTGAcatcaaacaatttttaaacaacCCTTCAGTACATGCAATTTACAAAGTTTATTATACTTGCATCAATGAACTAATTAAAGTGAATGTTATCAAGAATGGAATGCTGGATCCTATCGAATACATTATCAATAATGCTAAATCACCTTCgacagaaacaaataaattattagatatatgTGAAAAAAGTCTGGGATTAAGTGGAAGGTCTCTGAGGAAAATACCATTTTTAGCTCATGCTTTATATTTAGAATCATCAAGCTCTCTCCAAGAATTTTTGGGTGCTATGGAACAAGCGGTGTTCAAAGAAATTTCAGAAAGGAAACATTTGAAAAGACTCGAATAA